TCAACCAGCGCAAGATCGGCGACTACTACGCCACCTGCATGGACGAGAAGGGCGTGAACGCCCAGGGCCTAACTCCGGCCGAGACGTGGCTGCGCAAGATCGACGGCATTAAGGATCCAAAGGACATCGCCAAGGTGGTGGCCGCGCTACATGACCAGGGCATCGGCGGGATGTTCAGCTTCCGCGCCAGCGCCCAACTGCACAACGCCGCGCAGACTGGCGCCTGGGCCGACCAGGGCGGCCTCGGTCTTCCCAACAAGGATTTCTATACCAAGACGGACGAGAAGTCGGTGAAGGTCCGCCAGCAGTACGTGGAGCACATCGGCAACATGCTGAAGCTCGTAGGCGTCCCCGCGGACCAGGCGGGCGCGCAGGCGCAGCAGGTGATGGAGATCGAGATGAAACTCGCCCAGGCCTCCATGGATCCCACCTCGCGCCGCAACACCACCAAGCTCGACCACTGGATGAAGCTGGCGGAGTTCGAAGCGCTCGCTCCTTCCTTCGCCTGGAACCAGTACTTCGTGGGCGTCGGCACACCCACCTTCACCGAGCTCAACGTTGCCGTCCCGGAGTTCTATACCAACCTGGAAAGCATGCTGAAATCGGTGCCCATGGACCAGTGGAAGACCTACCTGAAGTGGCACGTCATCCATGGCCAGGCGGATTCGCTGCCCAGCCAGTTCGGCGAAGAGACCTTCAGCTTCTACGGCAAGGTGCTGGGAGGCGCGCAACAGCAGCTCCCCCTGTGGAATCGTTGCGCCCGCGCCGTGGATGGCGACCTGGGCGAGGCGCTGGGGCAGTACTACGTCAAGCAAGCCTTCGGCGGTAACGCCAAGGAGCGCACTCTGAAGATGGTGAGCGACATCGAGAGCGCCATGGAAGCCGACATCAAGTCGCTCGACTGGATGACGGACGACACCAAGAAGATGGCGCTGGAGAAGCTGCACGCGGTCGCTAACAAGATCGGCTACCCCGACCAGTGGCGCGACTACTCCACGCTCGAGATCAAGCGCGGCGACCGCCTGGGAAATTCGCTGCGCTCCAACCGCTTCGAGCGCCGCCGCCAACTGGCCAAGATCGGCGGCCCCGTGGATAAGACCGAGTGGGGC
Above is a genomic segment from Terriglobales bacterium containing:
- a CDS encoding M13 family metallopeptidase codes for the protein MRRFHLVLLILLWATLGLAQQAPAPDAQPKRMKSFDLDALDRSVEPCQDFYRFACGGWNKANPVPADQSRWGRFELLREYNRALTRQILEKAAADRKSSDLNQRKIGDYYATCMDEKGVNAQGLTPAETWLRKIDGIKDPKDIAKVVAALHDQGIGGMFSFRASAQLHNAAQTGAWADQGGLGLPNKDFYTKTDEKSVKVRQQYVEHIGNMLKLVGVPADQAGAQAQQVMEIEMKLAQASMDPTSRRNTTKLDHWMKLAEFEALAPSFAWNQYFVGVGTPTFTELNVAVPEFYTNLESMLKSVPMDQWKTYLKWHVIHGQADSLPSQFGEETFSFYGKVLGGAQQQLPLWNRCARAVDGDLGEALGQYYVKQAFGGNAKERTLKMVSDIESAMEADIKSLDWMTDDTKKMALEKLHAVANKIGYPDQWRDYSTLEIKRGDRLGNSLRSNRFERRRQLAKIGGPVDKTEWGMTPPTVNAYYSALQNNINFPAGILQPPFFDNDIDDAVNYGGIGVVIGHELTHGFDDSGARFSANGNLQNWWSDKDKAEFEKRTACVADQYSGFSPIEGVNLNGKLTLGENTADNGGSRIAMAALRSSYQGHEPAEKDGFTPEQRFWIGFAQIWCENVRPERARTMALSDSHSPGQFRTNGVASNSPDFQQAFHCKVSDPMVRKDACRVW